One window from the genome of Cyclobacterium amurskyense encodes:
- a CDS encoding DUF3127 domain-containing protein gives MEISGKIIQALEEQSGNGRNGTWKKRDYILETPGQYPKKVCLTVWGDKIDQFNIQQGQEITASIEVESREFNGRWYTDVKIWRVNNSGTANATPTAAAQKNDMPDVTTFNDDSDGDVLPF, from the coding sequence ATGGAAATATCAGGAAAAATCATACAAGCACTTGAAGAACAATCTGGAAACGGCAGAAACGGAACCTGGAAAAAAAGAGACTATATTCTGGAAACACCTGGTCAATATCCAAAAAAGGTATGTCTTACGGTTTGGGGAGACAAAATAGACCAGTTTAACATTCAACAAGGGCAAGAAATTACTGCAAGTATAGAGGTTGAAAGTAGGGAATTTAACGGCCGCTGGTATACAGATGTTAAAATTTGGAGGGTAAATAATTCAGGAACTGCTAATGCCACTCCTACAGCTGCTGCACAAAAAAATGATATGCCAGATGTAACCACCTTTAATGACGATAGTGACGGTGATGTTTTGCCTTTTTAA
- the purE gene encoding 5-(carboxyamino)imidazole ribonucleotide mutase, which yields MSEIRVGIIMGSQSDLPIMSEAAKFLEEMNVGYELTIVSAHRTPVRMINYAQEAKKRGIKVIIAGAGGAAHLPGMVASLTSLPVIGVPVKSSNSIDGWDSILSILQMPSGIPVATVALNGGKNAGILATSIVAAFDDEISENLVNFKQSLSDKVEESAKNVEELGWKKVLNSKLE from the coding sequence ATGAGCGAGATAAGAGTAGGAATCATCATGGGTAGTCAATCAGATCTCCCCATAATGTCTGAAGCAGCTAAGTTTCTGGAAGAGATGAATGTGGGGTATGAACTGACCATAGTTTCGGCACACAGGACTCCGGTTCGCATGATCAATTATGCTCAAGAAGCCAAAAAGAGAGGCATTAAGGTAATTATTGCTGGTGCTGGTGGAGCGGCACATTTACCAGGAATGGTGGCTTCCTTAACCAGTTTGCCGGTAATTGGTGTACCGGTTAAGTCTTCGAACTCCATAGATGGTTGGGACAGCATACTTTCCATATTACAAATGCCTTCAGGAATACCCGTAGCCACGGTGGCGCTAAATGGAGGTAAGAATGCAGGAATTTTAGCAACCTCTATCGTTGCAGCTTTTGATGATGAAATTTCTGAAAATTTGGTAAACTTTAAGCAATCGCTTTCTGATAAAGTAGAGGAATCTGCCAAGAATGTTGAAGAGCTGGGTTGGAAAAAGGTGTTAAATAGTAAGTTAGAATAA